In a single window of the Acidobacteriota bacterium genome:
- a CDS encoding class II aldolase/adducin family protein: protein MDEREARKLICEIGRLLYERSYVVSSDGNVSVRLDENTVLATPTMTSKGRMTEDCLARTDMDGKPLTDKRASSELAMHLLIYKMRPDVRAVCHAHPPHGTAFAVAGLAIDKPILSEVILTLGCVPLTSYGTPSTNELTEAMKPFVAHHNALLMANHGAVAYGDDLWQAYDRLETLEHTARIAILAKALGGANDLPQEAIQKLINIREKAGYLKENARCQACGYLHETGISCDLDVEYPAPAGGNGRKISFTREELIELLSQAAKLG, encoded by the coding sequence ATGGACGAGAGAGAGGCCAGAAAACTCATCTGCGAGATCGGGCGTCTGCTGTACGAACGAAGCTATGTAGTATCGTCGGACGGCAACGTCAGTGTACGCCTCGATGAGAATACCGTTCTCGCGACGCCGACGATGACGTCGAAGGGCCGCATGACCGAAGATTGCCTCGCTCGCACCGACATGGACGGCAAGCCCCTCACGGATAAGCGGGCGTCGTCGGAACTGGCGATGCATCTTCTTATCTATAAGATGCGGCCCGATGTCCGTGCCGTCTGCCACGCACATCCGCCGCACGGGACGGCTTTTGCCGTTGCCGGATTGGCGATCGACAAGCCGATACTGAGCGAAGTGATATTGACGCTCGGCTGCGTGCCACTGACGAGCTACGGGACGCCTTCGACAAACGAATTAACGGAGGCGATGAAGCCTTTCGTTGCTCATCACAACGCCCTTTTGATGGCAAATCATGGAGCGGTCGCTTACGGAGACGATCTGTGGCAGGCATATGACCGGCTGGAGACGCTCGAGCACACGGCCCGCATCGCGATCCTTGCAAAAGCTCTGGGCGGTGCGAACGACCTTCCGCAGGAAGCGATCCAAAAGCTCATAAATATAAGAGAAAAAGCGGGTTATCTGAAAGAGAACGCTCGTTGTCAGGCATGCGGATACCTTCACGAGACAGGCATTTCGTGTGACCTCGATGTTGAATATCCCGCACCCGCGGGCGGCAACGGGCGAAAGATCTCGTTCACGCGTGAAGAATTGATCGAACTTTTGAGCCAGGCGGCGAAATTGGGTTAA
- the ruvA gene encoding Holliday junction branch migration protein RuvA has product MIAYLRGNLLEKSANSVIIETGGVGYEVWIPLSTFYEIGEVGTEAELRIHTHVREDALQLFGFRTENEKAIFLLLTSVQGIGPRSAIAMLSGMNADEFAAAVRANDLARLTAIPGIGRKTAERLVIELRDKLSNIGTAAAASSSGGTASASDFDDALSALVNLGYQRAAAEKALDKAAAEGTEQNVQKLLRRSLQILAK; this is encoded by the coding sequence ATGATCGCTTACTTGCGCGGCAATCTTCTCGAAAAAAGTGCTAACTCGGTGATCATCGAAACCGGAGGCGTCGGTTACGAGGTATGGATACCGCTATCGACCTTTTACGAGATCGGCGAGGTGGGCACTGAGGCCGAACTCCGCATTCATACACACGTCCGCGAGGACGCACTGCAGCTTTTCGGCTTTCGTACGGAGAACGAAAAAGCAATCTTCCTGCTGTTGACATCCGTTCAGGGTATCGGCCCGCGTTCGGCAATTGCGATGCTGTCGGGCATGAACGCAGACGAATTCGCCGCCGCCGTCCGCGCTAACGACCTTGCACGGCTAACCGCAATTCCCGGCATCGGCCGCAAAACCGCCGAACGCCTGGTGATCGAGCTTCGTGATAAACTCTCGAATATCGGCACCGCTGCCGCGGCTTCGTCGTCAGGCGGCACGGCGTCAGCGTCAGATTTTGATGACGCTTTGTCAGCACTCGTCAATCTGGGATACCAGCGAGCTGCAGCCGAAAAGGCGTTGGACAAGGCCGCCGCCGAAGGCACCGAGCAAAACGTACAAAAGCTGCTGCGCCGCAGCTTGCAGATACTCGCGAAATAG
- the ruvB gene encoding Holliday junction branch migration DNA helicase RuvB — protein MNIRNEDLTADESRFEATLRPAALGDYIGQAKVKDNLRVFMKAALKRREALDHILLTGPPGVGKTTLSNIVANEMGTTIRATAGPVIEKAGDLAAILSNLEEGDVLFIDEIHRLNPAIEEILYPAMEDYTLPIMIGQGPAARPVTLDLPKFTLVGATTRPGLITAPLRGRFGIIFHLDFYSADDLQTICERSAGILGVEIDREGSGEIARRGRGTPRIVNRLLRRVRDFAEVDHDGRISREVAASALDKMEVDSYGLDEMDAKLLRTIIEKFDGGPVGLSTLSAAIHEEKDSIEEIIEPYLLQIGFLNRTPRGRMATRLAYEHFGLEALTSDQPSLL, from the coding sequence ATCAACATAAGGAACGAGGACCTGACGGCCGACGAGAGCCGTTTCGAGGCGACTCTGCGGCCTGCCGCTCTAGGCGATTACATCGGCCAGGCAAAGGTCAAGGACAATCTTCGCGTCTTTATGAAGGCCGCTCTGAAACGCCGCGAAGCTCTCGACCACATCCTGCTCACCGGCCCGCCGGGCGTCGGCAAAACGACCCTTTCAAACATCGTCGCCAACGAAATGGGCACGACGATCAGAGCGACCGCCGGCCCCGTCATTGAGAAGGCAGGCGACCTCGCCGCGATACTTTCAAATTTGGAAGAGGGCGACGTGCTTTTCATCGACGAGATACACCGTCTCAACCCAGCCATCGAAGAGATACTCTATCCCGCGATGGAAGATTACACGCTGCCGATAATGATCGGACAAGGGCCCGCAGCTCGTCCCGTTACGCTCGACCTTCCCAAATTCACACTCGTCGGTGCGACCACGCGGCCCGGGCTGATAACGGCACCGCTGCGGGGGCGTTTCGGTATCATTTTTCATCTGGATTTTTATTCTGCTGACGATCTGCAGACCATCTGCGAACGCTCAGCCGGCATTCTCGGCGTCGAGATCGACCGCGAAGGCTCCGGCGAGATAGCCCGCCGCGGCCGCGGAACGCCGCGTATCGTCAACCGCCTATTGCGGCGCGTTCGCGATTTTGCCGAGGTCGATCACGACGGCCGCATTTCGCGTGAGGTCGCTGCTTCTGCTCTCGATAAAATGGAAGTTGACAGCTACGGCCTGGACGAGATGGACGCCAAACTGCTGCGGACCATCATCGAAAAATTCGACGGCGGCCCCGTCGGCCTCAGCACGCTGTCCGCCGCGATCCACGAAGAAAAGGATTCTATCGAGGAAATTATCGAGCCTTATCTGCTGCAGATCGGATTCCTCAACCGCACGCCCCGCGGCCGCATGGCGACACGCCTCGCCTATGAACACTTCGGCCTCGAAGCCCTAACCTCCGACCAGCCTTCGCTGCTGTAG
- a CDS encoding AAA family ATPase — protein sequence MSERISEPERYDSAAGWQPPDPYKKLREKARRELERTPDPSSSMLAVRPASKWIVPAKPRPTPELLSSLWRQGEIAVMFGERGCGKSIFAVQTADAIAKGNSPLNSPRFDHAKKRVNDSGPRPPKVLYIDFEMSDQQFSTRYCAHPPESKRMIKPKFAFDRAVIDPEFELPKAFRKVSDFLYHSIRYAMTERENGVVIVDSIHYLLRDTSSRTGSLSLMKTLRQITSDCNVSILITAPMHPRTRVTRPVTLKDLAAARCVAELSDTVFALCHSTLSPAHRYIKHLASRHAPIIHDTENVLALHLTTAPKAAPALDSAPASASAPAPAPAPCLPVSPSPGLPISPSPHLAFLGPTPELPHITDYAAETERRITQEANRLRRLRNPRNVVEILMSPDYHRYIKGE from the coding sequence ATGTCGGAACGCATATCGGAGCCCGAGCGATACGATTCAGCCGCCGGCTGGCAGCCGCCCGATCCTTACAAGAAGTTGCGTGAAAAGGCACGCCGCGAGCTCGAACGGACACCCGATCCTTCGTCCTCGATGCTCGCGGTACGGCCTGCGTCAAAGTGGATCGTGCCCGCAAAACCGCGCCCGACACCTGAACTGCTTTCCTCGCTATGGCGTCAGGGCGAGATCGCGGTGATGTTTGGTGAGCGCGGATGCGGCAAGAGCATCTTTGCGGTACAGACCGCCGATGCGATCGCCAAGGGAAATTCCCCGCTCAATTCGCCGCGTTTCGACCATGCGAAGAAAAGAGTTAATGATAGCGGGCCGCGGCCGCCAAAGGTCCTGTACATCGATTTCGAGATGAGCGATCAGCAATTCAGCACGCGCTATTGCGCCCATCCTCCGGAAAGCAAGCGGATGATCAAACCGAAGTTTGCTTTCGATCGTGCGGTTATCGACCCCGAGTTCGAGCTGCCGAAAGCTTTTCGCAAGGTCTCCGATTTTCTATACCATTCGATCCGCTATGCGATGACCGAACGAGAGAACGGCGTGGTGATCGTGGACAGCATTCACTATCTGCTCCGCGATACGTCGAGCCGCACGGGATCGCTAAGCTTGATGAAAACGCTCCGGCAGATCACCTCCGACTGCAATGTTTCGATACTGATCACCGCACCGATGCACCCGCGGACCCGCGTCACGCGTCCCGTCACGCTCAAAGACCTGGCCGCCGCACGCTGCGTAGCCGAACTCTCCGACACCGTCTTCGCACTCTGCCACAGCACGCTCAGCCCGGCTCACCGCTATATCAAACACCTCGCCTCTCGCCACGCCCCGATCATCCACGACACCGAAAACGTCCTCGCCCTCCACCTCACCACCGCCCCTAAAGCAGCCCCTGCTCTTGATTCTGCTCCTGCTTCTGCTTCTGCTCCTGCTCCTGCTCCTGCTCCTTGTCTCCCGGTCTCCCCTTCTCCCGGTCTCCCCATCTCCCCTTCTCCCCACCTCGCCTTCCTCGGCCCAACACCCGAACTGCCGCACATCACCGACTACGCCGCCGAGACCGAACGCCGCATCACCCAAGAAGCCAACCGCCTCCGACGCCTCCGAAACCCCCGCAACGTCGTCGAGATCCTTATGTCCCCCGATTACCACCGCTACATCAAAGGCGAATGA
- a CDS encoding type II toxin-antitoxin system HicB family antitoxin translates to MSRVLPKTKTGSKGIRPEDYAYSVMWSEEDGGFVARVAEFASLAAHGSTQEKALREIRKVVGLVIDDMRDAGEQVPEPLSKRRFSGKLNLRMPAHLHRQLSMEAEREGISLNQWINSKLSRNLVLER, encoded by the coding sequence ATGTCGAGAGTATTACCTAAAACTAAGACAGGCTCAAAAGGTATTCGGCCCGAGGACTATGCGTATTCGGTAATGTGGTCCGAGGAGGACGGCGGGTTTGTCGCACGGGTCGCGGAGTTCGCGTCGCTGGCTGCACATGGCAGCACGCAGGAAAAGGCACTCAGAGAGATCAGGAAAGTTGTCGGTCTTGTGATCGATGATATGCGAGACGCAGGCGAGCAAGTGCCGGAACCATTGAGCAAACGCCGTTTTAGCGGCAAACTGAATCTCCGGATGCCGGCCCATTTACACAGACAACTTTCAATGGAAGCTGAACGCGAAGGGATCTCGCTAAATCAGTGGATCAATTCAAAGCTCTCTCGAAACCTCGTGCTCGAACGCTAG
- a CDS encoding toxin HicA: protein MALTDEISKLENSSTKIRFAELLKICRERFGGERVKGSHHIFKTPWPGDPRINLQKDGNKAKPYQVDQVVAALRRLAEIDEDEK, encoded by the coding sequence ATGGCTCTAACGGACGAGATATCGAAATTGGAGAACAGCAGTACGAAAATACGATTCGCTGAGCTTTTAAAGATATGCCGCGAGCGGTTTGGCGGGGAACGCGTAAAGGGAAGCCACCATATTTTCAAGACGCCGTGGCCGGGCGACCCGAGGATCAATCTGCAAAAAGATGGAAATAAGGCCAAGCCGTATCAGGTGGATCAGGTCGTCGCTGCGCTCCGCAGGTTAGCGGAGATAGATGAGGATGAAAAGTAA
- a CDS encoding radical SAM protein — protein MRPIKHFEKGLTYIAAGAFNAIKSINQFKPNPSFTPKWADKPILKSWQKTKPTLGFPRTTDSLCPQCVIEAREEILAGKRDVSTLVNEKVGEIKAQIIERDGQVWMIKECPQHGKIEDLMAMDSKFLTHIESLFPGRDMQAHNDEKLHNHGSSTIKYGRGAVLTVDLTNRCNMMCDPCFMDANQVGFVHELSMEDVKEILDNAISIKPRRQMSVQYSGGEPTLSPHFLEAVRYARKVGYNSVQAATNGIEFAKSKEFCREAAEAGLRFVYLQFDGIGNDANSHRQIGNLFDVKLRAINNLHEAGVDIILVTTLVNGINNDQVGSIIRFALENPKKISFIAFQPVSFTGRDEHITEQRRLQQRYTLAHLAHDVKGQVGITEPTRDWFPLSLMGAFADFADVVHGPDAEWGQVSCGCHPNCGVGTAVMINKETKEMAPVPQFLNIQGLVTDMQHITDTNRGKWFSNIMMGLALLKNYNPYGAPHSLTLGGIFKKFDKSFGLSGKDYGKVGPDRTFEDIEKRRQDPWNFLFIAGMWFQDLFNYDFRRTEMCIIPYGTQEGEISFCAYNTGIGWRNIIEHMHQNATVAQWYKDHGRHEVFARGKEVELADKSHGLVLNEVDLQRPNKPHMEGPKTAAEEMQMMRKLYNQMVLEKNQIKGENLVQIGGIKKNKEKELAVAE, from the coding sequence ATGAGACCGATCAAACATTTCGAAAAGGGCCTTACCTACATCGCTGCAGGTGCTTTCAACGCTATCAAGAGCATTAATCAGTTCAAGCCTAATCCGTCATTTACGCCGAAGTGGGCTGACAAGCCTATCCTTAAGTCTTGGCAAAAGACCAAGCCCACGCTTGGTTTTCCGCGGACGACGGATTCGCTCTGTCCGCAGTGCGTGATCGAGGCTCGCGAAGAGATCCTCGCAGGCAAGCGCGACGTTTCGACGCTCGTGAATGAGAAGGTCGGTGAGATCAAGGCTCAGATCATCGAACGTGACGGCCAGGTGTGGATGATCAAAGAATGTCCGCAGCACGGCAAGATCGAAGATCTGATGGCGATGGATTCGAAGTTCCTTACGCACATTGAATCGCTCTTTCCCGGCCGCGACATGCAGGCTCACAACGATGAAAAGCTGCACAACCATGGCAGCTCGACCATCAAATACGGCCGCGGTGCTGTTTTGACGGTCGACCTGACGAACCGCTGCAACATGATGTGCGATCCGTGTTTCATGGACGCGAACCAGGTCGGTTTCGTTCACGAGCTCTCGATGGAGGACGTCAAAGAGATCCTCGACAACGCCATATCGATCAAACCGCGTCGTCAGATGTCGGTTCAGTATTCTGGCGGCGAGCCGACGCTGAGCCCGCACTTTCTCGAGGCTGTCCGTTATGCCCGCAAGGTCGGCTACAACTCCGTCCAGGCCGCGACGAACGGCATCGAGTTCGCCAAATCAAAAGAATTCTGCCGCGAGGCGGCCGAGGCGGGACTTCGTTTCGTCTATCTGCAGTTTGACGGCATCGGCAACGACGCCAACTCGCACCGCCAGATCGGCAACCTGTTTGACGTAAAGCTGCGTGCGATCAACAATCTGCACGAGGCCGGCGTTGACATCATTCTGGTGACGACGCTCGTCAACGGTATCAACAACGACCAGGTCGGTTCGATCATTCGTTTCGCACTTGAAAATCCGAAGAAGATCTCGTTCATCGCGTTCCAGCCGGTGTCATTCACGGGCCGCGACGAGCACATCACGGAACAGCGTCGTCTGCAGCAGCGTTACACGCTGGCCCACCTCGCCCACGACGTCAAGGGCCAGGTCGGCATCACGGAACCGACGCGTGACTGGTTCCCGCTCTCATTGATGGGGGCATTCGCCGATTTCGCGGACGTTGTTCACGGTCCGGATGCGGAATGGGGACAGGTTTCGTGCGGCTGCCACCCGAATTGCGGCGTCGGCACGGCGGTGATGATCAACAAGGAAACGAAAGAGATGGCTCCGGTGCCGCAGTTCCTGAACATTCAGGGGCTGGTGACCGACATGCAGCACATCACGGACACGAACCGCGGCAAATGGTTCTCGAACATCATGATGGGCCTCGCCCTGCTGAAAAACTACAACCCGTACGGTGCACCGCACAGCCTGACGCTCGGCGGCATCTTTAAGAAGTTCGACAAGTCGTTCGGCCTGTCGGGCAAGGACTACGGCAAGGTCGGGCCGGACCGCACTTTCGAGGATATCGAAAAGCGCCGTCAGGACCCTTGGAACTTCCTGTTCATCGCGGGAATGTGGTTCCAGGATCTGTTCAACTATGATTTCCGACGCACGGAGATGTGCATCATCCCGTACGGCACGCAGGAAGGCGAAATTTCGTTCTGTGCCTACAACACCGGCATCGGCTGGCGCAACATCATCGAGCACATGCATCAGAATGCTACCGTCGCTCAGTGGTACAAAGACCACGGCCGCCACGAGGTCTTTGCTCGCGGTAAAGAGGTCGAATTGGCCGACAAGTCGCATGGCCTTGTACTGAACGAAGTTGACCTGCAGCGTCCGAACAAGCCCCATATGGAAGGCCCCAAGACCGCCGCAGAGGAAATGCAGATGATGCGTAAACTCTATAACCAAATGGTCCTCGAAAAGAACCAGATCAAAGGCGAAAACCTTGTTCAGATCGGCGGTATCAAAAAGAACAAGGAAAAAGAACTGGCAGTGGCTGAGTAG
- a CDS encoding 30S ribosomal protein S21, whose amino-acid sequence MAFITVNTNESIESALRRFKRKVISEEIIKDLKKHAHFIPPGQKAKLKSANARKRNRRRFRQQRPMNAGSPRPSAGAPK is encoded by the coding sequence ATGGCATTCATTACAGTAAATACGAACGAATCGATCGAGTCAGCTCTTCGACGTTTCAAGCGTAAAGTTATCAGCGAGGAGATCATCAAAGATCTCAAAAAACACGCGCATTTCATACCGCCGGGTCAGAAAGCGAAACTCAAATCTGCTAACGCCCGCAAGAGGAACCGCAGGCGATTTCGCCAACAGCGGCCGATGAACGCGGGATCTCCGCGGCCTTCTGCCGGAGCACCGAAGTAG
- the surE gene encoding 5'/3'-nucleotidase SurE → MDKARKKILITNDDGYLSDGIRALEEALLELGDVYVVAPESEMSGASHSLTLSRPLRIRQIDERHWTVDGTPTDCVTLALNQILAPDIRPDICCSGINLGANLGDDATYSGTVAGAMEATILGVAGLAFSLVAYRDHDFTESARVAREITERALRDGLPDGTLLNVNVPKGITIGLKITKQGFKSARPVISEHIDPRGKPYYWIGEERNGFRAEGGTDFEAIDEGYVSITPMRSDLTNHSVIAQLGDWNSHE, encoded by the coding sequence ATGGACAAGGCTCGAAAGAAGATCCTAATAACCAACGACGACGGCTATTTGTCCGACGGCATTAGGGCCCTGGAAGAGGCTCTTTTGGAACTCGGAGACGTATACGTTGTCGCGCCTGAATCGGAGATGAGCGGTGCTTCGCACAGCCTGACGCTGTCGCGGCCCCTTCGGATCAGGCAGATCGACGAACGGCACTGGACAGTCGACGGCACGCCGACAGACTGTGTGACGCTTGCCCTTAATCAGATCTTGGCCCCGGACATCCGTCCCGACATTTGCTGCTCCGGCATAAACCTCGGCGCAAATCTCGGCGACGATGCGACCTATTCCGGAACGGTCGCAGGAGCAATGGAGGCGACGATCCTTGGAGTTGCAGGCCTTGCCTTCAGCCTTGTCGCATACCGCGATCATGATTTTACCGAGTCGGCTCGCGTAGCTCGAGAGATAACCGAGAGGGCATTGCGGGACGGCCTGCCGGACGGAACCCTTCTGAACGTGAATGTGCCAAAGGGCATTACGATCGGACTCAAGATCACGAAACAAGGGTTCAAGAGTGCTCGGCCCGTTATCAGCGAGCACATAGACCCTCGCGGCAAGCCCTACTATTGGATCGGTGAGGAACGCAACGGATTTCGCGCTGAGGGCGGCACTGATTTCGAGGCCATTGACGAAGGATACGTTTCGATCACCCCGATGCGGAGCGATCTGACAAATCACTCGGTCATAGCTCAGCTTGGCGATTGGAATTCACACGAATAG
- a CDS encoding protein-L-isoaspartate(D-aspartate) O-methyltransferase → MARRLVDHYLIRDERVLEAMASIPRHEFVPDALRSQAYRDNALPLSSGQTVSQPFIVARMTELLELSGNERVLEIGAGSGYQTAVLCRLAGKIFAIERIRELADKAEARLMSLGFENFVMKCGDGTLGWPEYGPYDAIIAAAGGPEIPQPLVEQLAAGGRLVVPVGPSQTEQTLIRIRRTATGKKKEDHGRCAFVPLIGEHGWNQEKEA, encoded by the coding sequence ATGGCCCGACGCCTCGTCGATCATTACCTCATTCGCGACGAACGTGTTCTCGAGGCGATGGCGAGCATACCGAGGCACGAATTTGTACCTGATGCGTTGAGGTCGCAGGCATACCGAGACAACGCACTGCCGCTCTCGAGCGGCCAGACAGTGTCACAGCCATTCATTGTTGCGAGAATGACCGAGCTGTTGGAACTGTCGGGAAATGAACGCGTTCTGGAGATCGGCGCAGGTTCCGGCTATCAAACAGCCGTTTTATGCAGGCTTGCCGGTAAGATTTTCGCGATCGAAAGGATCCGGGAACTCGCCGACAAAGCTGAGGCACGATTGATGTCTCTCGGTTTTGAGAATTTCGTGATGAAGTGCGGCGACGGCACACTTGGTTGGCCGGAATATGGGCCGTACGACGCTATCATCGCGGCCGCCGGCGGACCGGAGATACCACAGCCGCTGGTTGAGCAGCTTGCTGCCGGCGGACGGCTGGTAGTTCCCGTCGGCCCGTCACAGACAGAACAAACTTTGATACGCATCCGTCGGACCGCGACGGGGAAAAAGAAAGAAGATCACGGCCGATGTGCCTTTGTCCCGCTCATCGGAGAACACGGTTGGAACCAAGAAAAAGAGGCTTAA
- a CDS encoding DedA family protein yields MFGYLRRLKEWVEGHAEKPHAEIALFLIAFTESSFFPIPPDVLLIAMAVSVPAKALRYALVCSAGSVLGGVFGYFIGWAFFETIGQPILQFYGAMGHYATVQELYNEHAFLAILSAAFTPIPFKVFTIAAGTFEISIWTLIAASAIGRSARFFLVAGLFYFFGAPIKKFIDKYFEILTVVFLVLLVGGFVVIRLFLK; encoded by the coding sequence ATTTTCGGATATCTCAGGCGTCTTAAAGAATGGGTTGAAGGACATGCGGAAAAGCCGCATGCGGAGATCGCTCTTTTCTTAATCGCCTTTACCGAGTCGTCGTTCTTTCCGATCCCGCCGGACGTACTGCTGATAGCAATGGCGGTTTCCGTGCCAGCAAAGGCACTCCGCTATGCGCTTGTCTGTTCGGCAGGCTCGGTTCTTGGAGGAGTTTTCGGCTACTTTATCGGTTGGGCATTCTTTGAAACGATCGGCCAGCCGATACTCCAGTTCTACGGAGCAATGGGCCATTACGCCACCGTACAAGAACTCTATAACGAACATGCTTTCTTGGCGATACTCTCAGCGGCGTTCACGCCGATCCCTTTCAAGGTATTCACGATCGCGGCGGGCACGTTTGAGATATCGATCTGGACCCTTATCGCGGCGTCAGCTATTGGGCGGTCGGCAAGGTTCTTTTTGGTTGCGGGGCTCTTCTACTTTTTCGGTGCCCCGATCAAGAAGTTCATCGACAAATATTTTGAGATTCTTACGGTCGTTTTCCTGGTGCTGCTGGTCGGCGGTTTTGTCGTAATTCGGCTCTTTCTCAAATGA
- the queD gene encoding 6-carboxytetrahydropterin synthase QueD, with the protein MGSFFEVMIERDFASAHQLRGYKGKCENLHGHNYKVEIFARGNELNNIGLLIDFGDLKKAADEMVRYLDHRNLNELPPFDDELNPSAENIARYFVEYLNSRIVDDRVKVYKVRCYETPTSVATFQID; encoded by the coding sequence ATGGGTTCTTTTTTTGAAGTAATGATCGAACGCGACTTTGCGTCCGCGCACCAGCTTCGCGGCTACAAAGGCAAATGTGAGAACCTGCACGGCCACAATTACAAGGTGGAGATATTCGCACGCGGCAACGAACTCAATAACATCGGCCTGCTCATCGATTTCGGGGATCTGAAAAAGGCCGCTGACGAGATGGTCCGCTATTTGGACCATCGAAATCTGAACGAACTCCCGCCGTTTGACGACGAACTGAATCCTTCCGCCGAGAATATCGCTCGCTATTTCGTCGAATACCTTAATTCTCGCATCGTTGATGACCGCGTGAAGGTGTACAAGGTGCGCTGCTATGAGACGCCGACGAGCGTCGCGACTTTTCAAATTGATTAG